Within Bacteroidota bacterium, the genomic segment CACGAAATTAGGGTTTATTGATGATTTTAACTGTTTATAATATTAACAAGTTATCTACAATTTATATCCCCCCTAAATTATTTTGCTCTGGGGTTTGATTAAAAAGTGAATTGAATTTGAAAAATTGGATACTGGTTTAATATCCAATCAAGAGATTTTGAAATTAAGATTAGGTTAGAAGATGTCCTAATAATAGGGTGTTAATAATTTTCTTTAATGGAAGTTTTTGGAATTGAAAGTTAAAGTTTCAATATTATTTCAGCTTTTCTTTTTATTCAAAGGCAATAATAGTATCATATACAGCTCCATAACCGGCCCAATATCCTAGGCCTCCTTTTGAAATGTTTGATCTTATTGTGGAGGGTGCAGCAAAAGGATTTCCATTATTTGCAATTTCAGTTTCAACATCCCGAAAAAACAAATAAACTTCACGATCTATCGAACAAAATTTTATTACGATTGTATCTGCTTCCCTGTAATATGCACTTTCTGAATTATTATCAGTGGGTACATCCGAATTTGCTTTAGTTCCTCTATAAAAATAAAAATCAAAGGTTTTGCCGTTAAAAAACTGATCCTCATAAACAGAATTTGTAACTGGTACATAATTTTCATCCTTACCTAGTCTTTTAGTGAAAATTCGATATGCGTTGTAGCCAATTGGGTCACTTAATTTTGCCCATATCACACCATGGCTACCTTCTGAGTTTCTTTTTTTATACCAAATACTATCCAAATTAACTGGGGAAGGAATTGTGGTAGTAGAATGGTATTCTTTTCCACTGTACTTAACCGACAATGTATAAGCCTGATTTACCTGACCCAAAAGATTTGGGTTTAAACTGGTATAAAAACAATAATTGTATAATTTAAGCTGTGCTTCTGAGAGTCCGGTTAATTCAGAAATAAGAGGCAAAAAGGATTCGGAAATGCTATCTAT encodes:
- a CDS encoding DUF4249 domain-containing protein, whose product is MTINKQTFKYNLLVFLFLLISSACEKEITIDIPQSEEKLVVEGFIEQNMPPIVFLSKNIGYFAPTDLSTLQNLMVKDAQVSIDFGGETYELTQICIDSISESFLPLISELTGLSEAQLKLYNYCFYTSLNPNLLGQVNQAYTLSVKYSGKEYHSTTTIPSPVNLDSIWYKKRNSEGSHGVIWAKLSDPIGYNAYRIFTKRLGKDENYVPVTNSVYEDQFFNGKTFDFYFYRGTKANSDVPTDNNSESAYYREADTIVIKFCSIDREVYLFFRDVETEIANNGNPFAAPSTIRSNISKGGLGYWAGYGAVYDTIIAFE